The following are encoded together in the Methanosarcina flavescens genome:
- a CDS encoding tetratricopeptide repeat protein, protein MNSDEPNDKTFTKEGGKEKSEEKPVSEDMYVLSDTGNVGKQEVTDEILAAELNECGLDFLRLGKLNEAIVSFDKAISKDPNNIYLLNNKAAVLETLGRYEEAIELYNKAIKINPEDPDLWNNIAFSFSQAGKHKEAIKAYEKALEIRPDYPNAWYGKALNLSQVGEYEAAIEAYEKVLEENPDYKEAWVGKGVALGQMGNYDEAIIAYDKALELDPDFLEAWYYKGVDLDSLGSYRQALKAYEKAVELDPENDDAWNNMGIDLENLEKYDEAIKAFDRAIEINAENADVWYNKGFTLSQMQKFEEAVDTYRKAIELDPEYFEAYSSLGFVLAQLKRFEEALEIYEKALQLNPEAADSWFGKAVCLSFLGREEEAEEAYRKAVEIDPRYAEVGGDIQ, encoded by the coding sequence ATGAACTCCGATGAACCAAATGACAAAACCTTCACAAAAGAAGGTGGGAAAGAAAAATCTGAAGAAAAACCAGTTTCCGAAGATATGTATGTTCTGAGTGATACGGGGAATGTGGGTAAGCAGGAAGTCACCGACGAGATCCTTGCAGCCGAACTTAACGAATGTGGACTTGACTTTCTCAGGCTTGGGAAGCTTAATGAGGCAATTGTATCTTTTGACAAGGCAATCAGCAAGGACCCGAATAACATATACCTTTTAAACAATAAGGCTGCAGTCCTTGAGACCCTTGGAAGATATGAAGAAGCCATTGAGCTCTATAACAAAGCTATAAAAATCAATCCTGAGGATCCTGATCTCTGGAACAATATAGCTTTTTCCTTTTCCCAGGCTGGAAAGCACAAAGAGGCTATCAAAGCCTATGAAAAAGCTCTTGAGATAAGACCTGACTATCCCAACGCATGGTACGGAAAGGCCCTGAACCTGAGCCAGGTTGGAGAATACGAGGCGGCTATCGAAGCCTATGAAAAGGTACTTGAGGAAAATCCCGATTATAAAGAAGCCTGGGTAGGAAAAGGAGTAGCTCTCGGACAAATGGGCAACTATGATGAGGCAATTATCGCTTACGACAAGGCATTAGAACTTGATCCTGATTTCCTTGAAGCCTGGTACTATAAAGGTGTGGACCTGGACAGTCTTGGAAGTTACAGGCAGGCACTGAAAGCCTATGAAAAAGCTGTGGAACTGGATCCTGAGAACGATGATGCCTGGAACAATATGGGAATAGACCTCGAGAATCTCGAGAAATATGATGAGGCAATTAAAGCTTTTGACAGAGCAATTGAAATTAACGCCGAAAATGCCGATGTCTGGTACAACAAAGGTTTTACCCTGAGCCAGATGCAGAAATTTGAAGAAGCCGTAGATACATACAGGAAAGCCATAGAGCTTGACCCTGAGTATTTCGAAGCTTATTCCAGTCTGGGTTTCGTGCTCGCCCAACTCAAGCGTTTTGAGGAAGCTCTGGAGATATACGAAAAGGCGCTCCAGCTTAATCCTGAGGCTGCAGACTCCTGGTTTGGGAAGGCTGTCTGCCTGAGTTTCCTCGGACGGGAAGAAGAGGCTGAAGAAGCATACAGAAAAGCTG
- a CDS encoding HAD family hydrolase: protein MEEDEKNWSRVQKNTEEVYRGTLKAILFDMDNTLFDFIAAKLGACREILSYIGKENGDTAGEPSELFRYFLRGIYGFEDYENIRDYMQERNLFTAQGYRECCEIYEREKLQNLELYPAVMDTLDKLRELGLKLVIITDADRHHALARLTKVGLLKYFDLLVTADMTGTKKPDPAHFLFALEALGTKPGEALVVGDSIKRDIVPARKLGLRTAYASYGDWRPGEETDQFFDFRLSTFSDLLEISESEQK, encoded by the coding sequence ATGGAAGAAGATGAGAAGAACTGGAGCAGAGTTCAGAAAAACACAGAAGAGGTTTATCGAGGGACTCTGAAAGCCATTCTTTTTGATATGGACAATACCCTTTTTGACTTCATAGCCGCAAAACTCGGAGCCTGCAGGGAGATACTCTCATATATTGGGAAGGAAAATGGAGACACTGCCGGGGAACCTTCGGAACTTTTCAGGTATTTTCTGAGGGGAATTTATGGTTTTGAAGACTACGAAAACATTCGTGACTACATGCAGGAAAGAAATCTTTTTACAGCTCAGGGTTACAGGGAGTGTTGTGAGATATATGAGAGGGAAAAACTGCAAAATCTTGAACTCTATCCAGCTGTAATGGACACTCTTGATAAGCTTAGGGAGCTAGGTTTAAAACTTGTAATCATAACGGATGCCGATAGACATCATGCCCTGGCAAGGCTTACAAAAGTTGGGCTCCTGAAATACTTCGATCTCCTCGTGACTGCAGATATGACTGGAACAAAAAAGCCAGATCCTGCGCATTTTCTTTTTGCACTTGAGGCTCTTGGGACAAAACCTGGTGAAGCTCTGGTAGTAGGAGACAGCATTAAAAGGGATATTGTACCTGCCCGTAAACTGGGATTAAGAACTGCATACGCCTCTTATGGAGATTGGAGGCCCGGAGAAGAAACGGATCAATTTTTTGATTTTAGGCTCAGTACCTTTTCGGACTTGCTCGAGATATCCGAGTCTGAACAAAAATAA
- a CDS encoding radical SAM/SPASM domain-containing protein translates to MVNGAKYSLILDFCNGGIYRLNKSATRIIESGGKGLRISEVAEELNLELSDISAFVTSLSRQGLIQLSSLPPKPETQKTDEKEASPQLDFLWVEMTSRCNLRCLHCYADAKPKQDPDLTTDEIKRVIGQAADLGCKKIQFTGGECTLREDLRDLIDHARLKGFSFIEVFTNGTLLTEPLIRYFASVGVNVAISIYSYRQETHDTITGTKGSFEKTLNSLKLLLAYGVPTRCATIAMKQNEVDLDGTSYYLQQLGVQNRPPDPIRPSGRGCNMENWPQQYVLKTVKTEPNFVANREIYDYNRSRNSCWFGKIAITNEGDILPCVFARDQVAGNIKDQSLKEIIENRMLKFWNLTIDQIDVCKDCEYRYLCHDCRPWAYGFTGNLYAKSPRCTYNPYTGEWGSAESAFLDIQQKSADLSIIWAGLINV, encoded by the coding sequence TTGGTCAATGGAGCCAAATACTCACTAATATTAGATTTTTGTAACGGTGGGATCTATCGACTCAATAAATCTGCCACCCGCATTATAGAATCTGGAGGAAAAGGTCTCAGAATCTCAGAGGTTGCTGAAGAACTTAATCTTGAGCTCTCAGATATATCAGCGTTTGTCACAAGTTTATCACGTCAGGGGTTAATTCAATTATCTTCATTGCCGCCTAAACCTGAAACTCAGAAAACTGATGAGAAGGAGGCATCTCCCCAACTTGACTTCCTATGGGTCGAGATGACTTCTAGGTGTAACTTGCGCTGTTTACACTGCTATGCTGATGCTAAGCCGAAGCAAGATCCTGATCTTACAACGGACGAAATCAAAAGGGTTATCGGTCAGGCAGCTGATTTAGGCTGCAAGAAGATTCAGTTTACTGGAGGGGAATGCACACTCAGAGAGGATCTGAGGGATCTAATTGATCATGCAAGGTTAAAGGGATTCAGTTTCATAGAAGTATTTACTAATGGCACGCTATTGACTGAACCATTGATCAGATACTTCGCTTCTGTAGGGGTTAACGTGGCCATATCTATTTACTCTTACAGGCAAGAGACTCATGATACCATAACAGGTACTAAGGGCAGCTTTGAGAAGACACTGAATAGCCTTAAGCTTCTATTGGCTTATGGTGTTCCAACACGGTGTGCAACTATAGCGATGAAGCAGAACGAAGTTGATCTCGATGGGACAAGTTACTATCTTCAACAGCTTGGTGTCCAGAACAGACCTCCAGATCCTATCAGACCAAGTGGGAGAGGTTGTAATATGGAAAATTGGCCCCAGCAGTATGTGCTCAAAACTGTCAAAACCGAACCCAATTTCGTTGCTAACAGGGAAATTTATGACTATAATAGATCGCGGAACAGTTGCTGGTTCGGTAAAATAGCGATTACAAATGAAGGAGACATTCTTCCCTGTGTTTTCGCCAGAGATCAGGTTGCTGGCAACATCAAAGATCAAAGTCTGAAGGAGATAATTGAGAATAGAATGCTCAAGTTCTGGAATTTAACCATAGATCAAATTGATGTTTGTAAAGACTGTGAATATCGATACCTATGTCATGACTGCAGACCCTGGGCTTATGGATTTACTGGGAACCTCTATGCAAAGTCTCCACGATGTACCTATAATCCATACACCGGTGAATGGGGTAGTGCTGAGAGCGCATTTCTCGATATCCAACAAAAGAGTGCAGATTTAAGTATAATTTGGGCTGGCTTAATTAATGTGTGA
- a CDS encoding tetratricopeptide repeat protein, with protein sequence MTSNEWYNKGAALHELGRLQEALDAYNKALEASPDNAKILLCKGIVLRSLFRYEEALDALNRSLEINPADAKTWYSKAELLMDLMQYREALDAYYRAIYLAPEDPDVWYRRGMALREMKAYEDAMDDFEKAIRLYEKKYDMSSMSASEWCKKGMGLCKIKSFEEAVSAFDKALELNPANGKALYNKGVALRWLGKHEEARLYTEKAVEVFDSKIKINPENARFWYNKGIALRDLERYEEALQAFERAIDINPSFTKAWIGKGIVYDRIKKHQKAMEAYERAVDINPIYSDLL encoded by the coding sequence ATGACTTCGAACGAGTGGTACAATAAAGGTGCTGCACTCCATGAGCTTGGACGATTACAGGAAGCTCTGGATGCATACAATAAAGCTCTGGAAGCAAGCCCTGACAATGCAAAAATCCTGCTTTGCAAAGGGATAGTTCTGAGAAGTCTTTTCAGATATGAAGAGGCTCTCGATGCCCTTAACAGGTCCCTTGAGATCAATCCTGCGGATGCGAAAACCTGGTACTCCAAAGCTGAACTGCTTATGGATCTGATGCAGTATAGAGAGGCTCTGGATGCTTACTACCGGGCTATATATCTCGCTCCTGAAGACCCAGATGTCTGGTACAGGCGAGGAATGGCTCTGAGGGAAATGAAGGCATACGAAGACGCTATGGATGATTTTGAGAAGGCTATCCGTCTTTATGAAAAGAAATACGACATGAGTTCCATGAGTGCAAGCGAATGGTGCAAGAAAGGCATGGGGCTCTGCAAGATAAAGAGTTTTGAAGAAGCTGTTAGCGCGTTTGACAAGGCACTTGAATTAAACCCTGCTAACGGAAAGGCTCTTTATAACAAAGGTGTAGCTCTCCGCTGGCTTGGAAAGCATGAAGAAGCAAGACTTTATACGGAAAAGGCTGTGGAGGTTTTTGATAGCAAGATAAAAATAAATCCTGAGAATGCCCGGTTCTGGTATAATAAGGGAATTGCCCTAAGGGACCTGGAGAGGTATGAAGAGGCACTTCAGGCTTTTGAGAGGGCTATCGATATCAATCCAAGTTTTACAAAAGCCTGGATTGGTAAAGGTATTGTATACGACAGGATTAAGAAACACCAGAAAGCAATGGAAGCCTATGAGAGGGCAGTCGATATAAACCCGATTTATTCCGATCTCCTTTGA
- a CDS encoding response regulator — protein sequence MNYKNLDHEILKLIEAQPEITERDIASSLSVSEELVKTRIESFKDTRQKILIMGEGSSTPNIKTALEAENYNVVKFSGGFSALEAVKTERPDLVLLDTGLADIDSFKICKQLRSSSRYWWVPVMVLSERGGVKNWVKAFESGVDDYVTTPFNPVELRARVGMVLRRAQV from the coding sequence ATGAATTATAAAAATCTTGATCATGAAATTTTAAAATTGATTGAAGCGCAGCCCGAAATAACTGAAAGGGATATTGCCTCTTCTCTTTCAGTCTCGGAAGAATTGGTAAAAACTCGCATTGAGAGTTTTAAAGATACAAGGCAGAAAATCCTGATTATGGGTGAGGGGAGCAGTACTCCCAATATTAAGACTGCGCTTGAAGCTGAAAACTATAACGTTGTCAAGTTTTCTGGTGGCTTTTCAGCACTTGAAGCCGTGAAAACTGAGAGACCTGACCTTGTATTGCTGGATACCGGACTTGCCGACATTGATAGCTTTAAAATATGCAAGCAACTTAGAAGCAGTTCAAGGTACTGGTGGGTCCCGGTAATGGTGCTCAGTGAGAGAGGCGGAGTGAAAAATTGGGTTAAAGCTTTTGAATCGGGTGTAGATGACTATGTTACTACGCCTTTCAACCCTGTGGAACTTAGAGCCAGAGTGGGAATGGTATTAAGGCGTGCTCAGGTCTAA
- a CDS encoding MarR family transcriptional regulator yields MDPMEKIFGKTAQMTVLKNLIEHQNESTYLSGIAEETGLSHSSVSRVITPLIESGIVIEKPLGKQIRTFQLNMDSEATRLIIDFYNKINQILE; encoded by the coding sequence ATGGACCCAATGGAAAAAATCTTCGGAAAAACCGCACAAATGACAGTTCTCAAAAACTTGATCGAGCACCAGAATGAATCAACTTACCTCTCGGGAATAGCTGAAGAAACTGGTCTGTCTCACTCCAGCGTATCAAGGGTTATTACTCCTTTGATTGAATCAGGCATTGTTATAGAAAAACCACTTGGGAAGCAAATCCGGACTTTTCAGCTCAATATGGACAGCGAAGCAACACGACTGATAATAGATTTCTATAATAAAATCAATCAGATACTGGAATAA
- the trxB gene encoding thioredoxin-disulfide reductase gives MYDLIIVGGGPAGLTAGIYATRSGLNTVILERSEISGQIALADIVENYPGFPSISGLELMEKYKNHAQEAGVETKITEVLSVRTEGDKKIVSTDSGDLESRAVIIATGANPKHLNVPGEKEFISKGVSYCAICDGPFFKNKTVVVVGGGNSAVTDALFLSKIALKVYLIHRRDRLRAAKVLQDRAFATPNIEFIFNSHILEIIGSSGEIRRVEKIIIKNIKSGEQRELATDGVFIYVGIHPNTDIIDVDKDEKGFIKTDRSLETSQKGIYAAGDCRDTPIWQLVAAVRDGALAATAASAYIESFKKEVT, from the coding sequence ATGTACGACCTAATAATTGTAGGAGGGGGTCCTGCAGGGCTCACAGCCGGCATTTATGCCACACGTTCCGGACTTAACACTGTGATTCTTGAAAGAAGCGAGATCAGCGGTCAGATCGCGCTTGCAGATATAGTGGAAAATTACCCTGGCTTTCCGTCGATTTCAGGGCTTGAACTGATGGAAAAATATAAAAACCATGCTCAGGAAGCAGGGGTAGAAACAAAAATAACTGAAGTCCTTTCTGTTCGCACAGAGGGGGATAAGAAAATAGTCTCCACAGACAGCGGAGACCTCGAATCAAGGGCTGTTATAATTGCCACAGGCGCAAATCCCAAGCATCTGAATGTGCCCGGGGAAAAAGAATTTATTAGTAAAGGAGTATCCTATTGCGCCATATGTGACGGGCCTTTTTTCAAGAATAAAACGGTTGTAGTAGTCGGAGGTGGCAATTCAGCAGTTACGGATGCCCTTTTCCTTTCAAAGATTGCCCTGAAAGTTTATCTTATTCACAGAAGAGACCGGTTGAGAGCTGCAAAAGTCCTTCAGGACAGGGCTTTTGCAACTCCGAATATTGAGTTCATTTTCAATAGTCATATCCTTGAGATAATAGGTAGCAGCGGAGAAATTCGAAGAGTCGAAAAAATAATAATTAAGAATATCAAAAGTGGAGAGCAGCGTGAGCTGGCTACAGACGGTGTTTTTATTTACGTAGGCATTCACCCTAACACTGATATCATTGATGTGGATAAGGATGAGAAAGGCTTTATCAAGACGGACCGTTCCCTTGAGACTTCACAGAAGGGAATTTATGCTGCGGGGGACTGCCGAGACACACCTATCTGGCAGCTTGTGGCAGCTGTTAGAGATGGGGCACTCGCAGCCACTGCTGCAAGTGCGTACATAGAGAGCTTCAAAAAAGAGGTTACATAA
- a CDS encoding glutaredoxin family protein: MVKVTLIHASWCTACPATRRFWKDLESEYNFEYEEIDVETPKGQALIDKYGIIGVPTTIIDGEVAFTGLPKKAEAIARIS, from the coding sequence ATGGTTAAAGTTACACTTATTCATGCTAGCTGGTGTACTGCCTGCCCGGCAACTCGTAGATTCTGGAAAGATTTGGAATCCGAATACAACTTTGAATACGAGGAAATAGATGTGGAAACTCCGAAGGGCCAGGCATTGATTGATAAATATGGTATAATTGGGGTTCCTACGACTATTATTGATGGGGAGGTAGCTTTTACGGGCCTTCCGAAAAAAGCCGAAGCGATTGCTCGTATTAGCTGA
- the dph5 gene encoding diphthine synthase, with translation MLTFIGLGLFDEYDISLKGLEAIREADLVYAEFYTSCLMGTSLERMEKLYGKKVFLLSREDVEQHPDWLNEARDRKLCFLTGGDTMVSTTHVDLRLRAEKLGIETRLIHGASIASAVSGLTGLQNYRFGKSASIPHPYESRRGTRVISETPYDIIKQNSELGLHTLVFLDIDQEKGYMTVNTALELLLEVEEKRGEGVMHRAAAVGIARAGSEKPIVKADYAENLKDFDFGKPLHILVIPGKLHFLEAEALVKLAGGPIGFMKEAE, from the coding sequence ATGCTTACATTTATAGGTCTGGGCCTTTTTGACGAATATGACATTTCTTTAAAGGGACTTGAGGCTATCAGGGAAGCTGACCTCGTTTATGCAGAGTTTTACACATCCTGTCTTATGGGTACAAGCCTTGAAAGAATGGAGAAGCTCTATGGAAAAAAAGTTTTTCTGCTTTCAAGAGAGGATGTAGAACAGCATCCTGATTGGCTCAACGAGGCAAGAGACAGGAAGCTTTGTTTCCTGACAGGCGGAGATACAATGGTTTCTACAACCCATGTAGATTTACGCCTGAGAGCTGAAAAGCTGGGAATAGAAACCCGCCTGATTCACGGGGCTTCAATTGCCTCGGCTGTCTCAGGGCTCACGGGGTTGCAGAACTATCGCTTTGGGAAATCCGCAAGCATTCCTCATCCCTATGAGAGCAGGAGAGGCACAAGAGTAATCTCGGAAACTCCTTATGACATTATAAAGCAAAACTCAGAACTTGGCCTGCACACCTTAGTCTTTCTGGATATAGACCAGGAGAAAGGTTATATGACTGTAAACACCGCACTTGAGCTTCTCCTGGAGGTTGAGGAAAAAAGAGGAGAAGGGGTTATGCACAGAGCTGCAGCAGTAGGAATAGCCAGGGCGGGCTCGGAAAAACCTATCGTAAAAGCGGACTATGCGGAAAACTTAAAAGATTTCGATTTTGGAAAACCCCTTCACATTCTTGTAATTCCTGGAAAGCTGCACTTTCTTGAGGCTGAAGCACTTGTTAAACTTGCAGGAGGCCCTATTGGATTCATGAAAGAAGCGGAGTAA
- a CDS encoding DUF357 domain-containing protein — MPADLDEKVKRYEDMLKRALQKAKYSPIPASHMYAVAKDYYTMAEAYYKDGVYFLENKDPVNALASFSYGHAWLDAGAKLGVFAVDDETLFTI, encoded by the coding sequence ATGCCTGCCGATCTGGATGAAAAAGTCAAAAGGTACGAAGATATGTTAAAAAGGGCACTTCAGAAAGCAAAATATTCCCCAATACCGGCCTCCCATATGTATGCTGTTGCAAAGGATTATTATACGATGGCGGAAGCCTATTATAAAGATGGGGTGTATTTTCTGGAGAATAAAGACCCTGTAAACGCCCTCGCTTCTTTCAGTTATGGTCATGCCTGGCTTGATGCGGGAGCAAAACTCGGGGTTTTTGCAGTCGACGATGAAACACTCTTTACTATATAA
- a CDS encoding DUF555 domain-containing protein, giving the protein MKNFHVVLEAAWLVRDVKTADDAIGVAISEAGKRLNPKLDFVEVDVGTTSCPVCGEPFSSVFIAANTALVGLIFEMKVFDAESAEHAERIAKSVIGKSLRDIPLTVVEVTEFERSTEKGEQQQKSKTGK; this is encoded by the coding sequence ATGAAGAACTTTCATGTGGTACTTGAAGCAGCTTGGTTGGTTAGAGATGTAAAGACGGCTGATGATGCTATAGGGGTTGCGATTTCTGAGGCTGGAAAACGCCTGAACCCTAAACTGGATTTTGTAGAGGTTGACGTAGGAACTACATCCTGCCCGGTGTGCGGCGAGCCTTTCAGCAGTGTTTTCATAGCAGCGAACACAGCTCTTGTAGGTCTTATTTTTGAGATGAAGGTTTTTGATGCCGAGTCTGCCGAACATGCGGAAAGGATTGCAAAATCTGTTATAGGGAAATCCCTCAGGGACATTCCGTTGACAGTTGTTGAAGTGACTGAATTTGAAAGATCAACCGAGAAGGGTGAACAGCAGCAGAAGAGCAAAACAGGCAAATAA
- a CDS encoding carbohydrate kinase family protein: MDRVISIVGHTALDYIVNVEKIAGKNESSPVTDYEEYPGGGAANIAVAIARLGGKSQLISPVGMDFESSGYEKLLTEARVDLSRLYRLEDQKISKAFIFTDREDNQATYFYWGASSKFKDLEPEPVDFVHLATADSVYNAKIAQIAGFVSFDPGQDLVTYSKENLELILAHTDILFANRHEIKRVSEITGKSFSELKSTINIIVVTYDAEGSRIYTGEEELVIPVIPVRAVDPTGAGDAYRAGFLLALTRGYSLSTCGKIGSTVASFAVQTRGCQTGLPTWEEMETRYEANFGKLEKEC, translated from the coding sequence ATGGACAGAGTAATTTCTATTGTAGGGCATACTGCCCTTGATTACATAGTAAATGTTGAAAAAATCGCAGGAAAAAATGAGTCGTCCCCTGTTACTGACTACGAAGAGTATCCTGGAGGAGGAGCTGCCAATATTGCAGTTGCCATTGCAAGGCTTGGGGGAAAAAGCCAGCTAATTTCTCCTGTAGGGATGGATTTTGAAAGCTCAGGATATGAAAAACTCCTTACAGAGGCTCGTGTTGACCTCTCCAGGCTTTACAGACTTGAGGATCAGAAAATCTCCAAGGCATTTATTTTCACGGACAGGGAAGACAACCAGGCAACCTATTTTTACTGGGGAGCCTCCTCAAAATTCAAAGATTTGGAGCCCGAACCTGTAGATTTTGTCCACCTTGCAACCGCAGACTCCGTCTACAATGCGAAAATCGCACAGATTGCCGGCTTCGTCTCCTTTGATCCTGGGCAGGATCTTGTTACTTATTCGAAAGAAAATCTTGAGCTTATACTTGCCCATACTGATATCCTTTTTGCTAACCGGCACGAAATCAAGCGGGTCTCAGAGATAACTGGAAAAAGTTTCTCTGAGCTTAAGTCCACTATTAATATTATCGTGGTGACATATGATGCCGAAGGCAGCAGGATCTATACAGGTGAAGAAGAACTTGTAATACCTGTGATTCCTGTCAGAGCTGTGGATCCCACAGGTGCGGGAGATGCCTACAGGGCCGGTTTCCTACTGGCTCTCACCAGGGGATACTCACTTTCCACATGTGGAAAAATTGGGTCGACTGTAGCCTCCTTTGCTGTACAGACCCGGGGCTGCCAGACAGGTCTCCCCACATGGGAAGAAATGGAGACCCGTTATGAAGCTAATTTCGGAAAACTTGAGAAAGAATGCTGA
- a CDS encoding diphthine--ammonia ligase yields MKLAALVSGGKDSIFAIYKALQEGHEVTHLINIIPARDDSYMYHSINLHMVELISAACGIPLVQQESSGIKELELDDLTLALKKVDVDGVSVGAIESQYQAGRVQKICDSLGLKVYAPLWHRDPEELLTEMSKVLDIRIVRVAADGLDKSWLGRPINVNSIEHLKALNKRYMVHMAGEGGEYETVVLDAPFFKKRIEIVKSEVEWQGDTGSLKILEAKLVDKN; encoded by the coding sequence ATGAAACTCGCAGCACTGGTTTCCGGTGGCAAGGACTCAATTTTTGCCATATATAAAGCCCTCCAGGAAGGGCATGAAGTCACCCACCTGATAAATATAATTCCCGCAAGGGACGATTCCTACATGTACCACTCAATAAACCTCCATATGGTAGAATTAATCTCTGCCGCCTGTGGGATCCCACTGGTTCAGCAAGAGTCAAGTGGAATAAAGGAGCTCGAGCTTGATGACCTGACCCTTGCCCTCAAGAAAGTGGATGTAGATGGTGTATCCGTAGGCGCGATTGAATCCCAGTACCAGGCAGGCAGAGTGCAGAAAATCTGCGACTCCCTGGGACTTAAGGTCTATGCCCCTCTCTGGCACAGGGACCCTGAAGAATTGCTCACCGAAATGTCTAAAGTGCTTGATATTCGAATTGTCAGGGTTGCAGCTGACGGTCTTGATAAATCCTGGCTGGGTCGCCCTATAAACGTAAACTCTATTGAACATCTGAAAGCCCTGAACAAAAGGTACATGGTTCACATGGCCGGTGAAGGTGGAGAGTACGAGACTGTTGTACTTGATGCTCCCTTCTTTAAAAAACGCATTGAGATTGTGAAAAGTGAGGTTGAATGGCAAGGCGACACTGGTTCCTTAAAGATCCTGGAAGCAAAACTTGTTGACAAAAATTGA
- a CDS encoding 5-(carboxyamino)imidazole ribonucleotide mutase translates to MVDISIIMGSESDRSVANRAVAVLEKSKYTYEVMVISAHRNPDELDSYISSTDAKVFITIAGLSAALPGVVASKTKKPVVGVPVSAKLGGLDALLSIAQMPPGVPVGSVGIDNGANGAHLALRILDLIDTVKP, encoded by the coding sequence ATGGTTGATATCTCAATAATCATGGGTTCCGAATCCGACAGGTCTGTCGCCAATCGTGCGGTAGCCGTACTGGAAAAAAGCAAATACACATATGAAGTAATGGTTATTTCCGCTCACAGGAACCCTGACGAACTTGACAGCTACATCTCAAGCACAGATGCAAAGGTCTTTATTACAATTGCAGGTTTATCGGCAGCCCTTCCAGGAGTCGTGGCTTCCAAAACGAAAAAACCTGTAGTAGGAGTTCCTGTAAGTGCGAAACTTGGAGGGCTTGATGCCCTGCTTTCCATTGCCCAGATGCCTCCAGGTGTGCCTGTCGGAAGTGTAGGAATCGATAACGGGGCAAACGGCGCACATCTTGCCCTGAGAATTCTAGACTTGATAGATACCGTAAAGCCCTAA
- a CDS encoding chorismate mutase, giving the protein MSELEAVRKEIEEIDREILALINRRVNLAEKVLESKRINGTSINDHRQNEVVINRALNTATELNLDLGSIKAIFEILIRMSIERQNELSGKGSLP; this is encoded by the coding sequence TTGAGCGAACTTGAGGCTGTCCGCAAAGAAATTGAAGAAATTGATAGGGAAATTCTTGCCCTTATTAATAGAAGAGTAAACCTGGCTGAGAAGGTACTTGAATCAAAAAGAATAAATGGGACTTCGATAAATGACCACAGACAAAATGAGGTTGTAATCAACAGAGCTTTAAATACCGCAACCGAACTCAATCTTGATCTGGGATCCATAAAGGCTATTTTTGAAATCCTTATCAGGATGAGTATTGAACGCCAGAACGAGTTGAGTGGCAAGGGAAGCCTGCCCTGA